In the Thermomicrobiales bacterium genome, one interval contains:
- a CDS encoding ornithine cyclodeaminase, with amino-acid sequence MKQVFSAYSRGETISPLRTPVNMPDGSGVVLFMPAFVPAGDDAPSATGVKVVSVFGGNRERGLPTINAIVVVVDPETGVPIGLLEGAAVTALRTGAVSGAATDLLARPDAKTLAVIGAGAQGVTQAAAVCSVRNIEEIRVYDLFAASRESFAERLSAWIPEGMPKVVVADDAQAAVSGADIICTATTATSPVFEDTWLAPGTHINGIGAYTPEMQEIPDATIARARIVVDAVEAALHEAGDLIQSIDRGVVTRDSISIELGQVATGEIAGRETDDQITFFKSVGNAIQDMIVCGAALEAAAAQGIGQTIDLG; translated from the coding sequence ATGAAGCAGGTGTTCTCCGCCTACAGCCGCGGTGAGACAATCAGTCCGCTTCGGACACCGGTGAACATGCCGGACGGCAGTGGCGTCGTCCTCTTCATGCCCGCATTCGTTCCGGCGGGTGACGACGCGCCGTCGGCGACTGGTGTGAAGGTCGTGTCAGTGTTCGGCGGAAATCGGGAACGTGGGCTGCCCACGATCAACGCGATCGTCGTCGTCGTCGATCCAGAGACTGGCGTGCCGATCGGGTTACTCGAAGGCGCAGCCGTAACTGCGTTGCGCACCGGCGCTGTATCGGGCGCGGCAACCGACCTGCTGGCTCGCCCGGATGCGAAGACGCTGGCGGTGATCGGCGCAGGGGCACAGGGAGTCACCCAGGCCGCCGCAGTCTGCAGCGTGCGGAACATCGAGGAGATTCGGGTCTACGATCTCTTTGCTGCATCGCGCGAGTCGTTTGCCGAGCGGCTCTCGGCCTGGATCCCGGAGGGCATGCCGAAGGTCGTCGTCGCCGATGACGCACAGGCTGCTGTGTCAGGTGCCGACATCATTTGCACTGCCACCACGGCGACAAGCCCAGTGTTTGAGGATACGTGGCTCGCGCCCGGAACGCACATCAATGGCATCGGCGCTTACACGCCGGAGATGCAGGAAATCCCCGACGCAACGATCGCGCGTGCACGCATCGTCGTCGACGCCGTCGAAGCGGCGCTCCACGAAGCTGGAGACCTCATTCAATCGATAGATCGCGGCGTCGTGACGCGCGATTCCATCAGCATTGAGCTGGGCCAGGTGGCTACTGGCGAGATCGCCGGTCGCGAAACCGATGACCAGATCACCTTCTTCAAGTCGGTCGGTAACGCCATACAGGACATGATCGTGTGCGGTGCCGCACTGGAGGCTGCTGCAGCGCAGGGCATTGGCCAAACGATCGACCTCGGCTGA
- a CDS encoding ROK family protein produces MRQSRGQSHADDRLPVIGVEIGGRGLRVVLADASDDIRDTERAIDSAMTAHATVDTACTLIDQILSRRNLTYADISGIGIAFGGPVDVRRGITLRSHRIEGFEQFPLVGVMEEHFGVPVVLENDARAAAFGEYTHGAGRGARDMVYVHLGRGVGGAVIIRGTLLHGSAMTAGEIGHMVVTTDGPRCSCGKPGHLEAYASEPAIISRITSRVNQADPEERATWLSSPGVTLQRVFERYDEDDIAREVIDETIQVIGLAGANLVTALNPDAFVIGGYVALAGPRLTAGIRAKIRQYAVDPAAQRVLVAPGQLGADAGVVGAVVLAHQS; encoded by the coding sequence ATGCGTCAGTCTCGTGGCCAGAGCCACGCGGACGATCGGCTGCCCGTCATTGGCGTCGAGATCGGTGGGCGCGGATTGCGCGTCGTCCTCGCCGATGCGAGCGACGACATCCGCGATACGGAACGCGCGATAGATTCGGCGATGACCGCGCACGCGACGGTTGATACTGCCTGCACGCTCATCGACCAGATCCTCTCACGTCGCAATCTGACCTACGCCGATATCTCCGGGATCGGGATCGCGTTTGGTGGGCCGGTTGATGTCCGTCGTGGCATCACGCTGCGCTCACATCGCATCGAAGGTTTCGAACAGTTTCCACTGGTCGGCGTGATGGAAGAGCACTTCGGCGTGCCCGTCGTGCTGGAGAACGACGCCCGCGCTGCGGCATTCGGTGAGTACACGCACGGTGCCGGGCGCGGCGCACGCGACATGGTCTACGTGCATCTCGGTCGCGGCGTCGGCGGCGCGGTGATCATTCGTGGCACCTTGCTCCACGGTTCGGCGATGACGGCCGGCGAGATTGGTCATATGGTCGTCACGACCGACGGCCCGCGCTGCTCATGCGGCAAACCGGGACACCTCGAAGCGTATGCATCCGAACCTGCGATCATCTCGCGTATCACGTCGCGAGTGAATCAGGCTGACCCGGAGGAACGCGCTACCTGGCTATCCAGCCCTGGGGTGACGCTGCAGCGCGTCTTCGAGCGCTACGACGAAGATGATATCGCTCGTGAGGTGATTGACGAGACGATTCAGGTGATCGGCCTGGCGGGAGCGAATCTCGTCACGGCGCTGAACCCGGACGCGTTTGTGATAGGCGGGTATGTCGCGCTTGCCGGGCCGCGGCTGACGGCCGGGATCAGAGCGAAGATCAGGCAGTATGCCGTCGACCCTGCCGCCCAACGGGTGCTGGTTGCGCCGGGACAGCTCGGAGCGGATGCCGGCGTTGTCGGTGCGGTCGTCCTTGCGCACCAAAGCTAA
- the recQ gene encoding DNA helicase RecQ, giving the protein MSTLQSVWGYDEFRPLQEDIVRTILDGRDAFVLLPTGGGKSLCYQLPALLLDGLTIVISPLIALMKDQVDALTELNVPATYINSSLDSAEIRDRMRQIASGEIKLLYVAPERFSTPGFTQRIQQRGVSLVAIDEAHCVSEWGHDFRPEYRDLLRLRDAFPGAVFAAFTATATRQVQNDIRQQLGLADAEQFQGSFNRPNLYYEVRPKRKTYDQILAYIRSKPGASGIIYCLSRAGVESTAERLQRDGISTAAYHGGMDSEQRRTAQEAFVRDNVQVVVATIAFGMGIDKPDVRFVIHQDLPRNLESYYQESGRAGRDGEPSDCILFYSYGDVTRQMVFVDEKPTRRLREIAQSQLQQMSGWAESSKCRRAALLEYFEESFDGQAPPCCDICGNPPDVEDMTIPAQMLMSCVKRTGERFGLGYVVDVLRGSRDQRILRAGHDRLSTWGIGKDRPKSDWQFLGRSLIRDGYLHQDSANFNIISITPRGAEVLFRGARVSYAMPPKTQSGGADAVDVAYPQLFEQLRRLRKQLADERGVPPYVVFPDSTLRQMSSRLPMTPNALLRIVGVGERKAAAYGPAFLDAISTFVNSTGATPQQAPASPPSVARRSSLTGTAKTTLDLFNRGLSIEDVAKERGLAVSTVEAHLVEAIESGANVDVGHVVTPTMIAQVEAAIRKVGDELLRPIMDEVGEDAGYSWGQLRLIRAWMRRRNAQQ; this is encoded by the coding sequence ATGTCGACGCTCCAGTCTGTCTGGGGCTACGACGAGTTTCGCCCGCTGCAGGAAGACATCGTCCGCACGATCCTGGACGGCCGCGACGCGTTCGTGCTGCTACCGACTGGCGGTGGCAAATCCCTCTGCTATCAGCTACCGGCACTCTTGCTTGACGGTCTGACGATCGTCATATCGCCGCTCATCGCGCTGATGAAGGATCAGGTTGATGCGCTCACAGAGCTGAACGTGCCAGCGACCTACATCAATAGCTCGCTTGATTCAGCAGAGATTCGCGACCGCATGCGCCAGATCGCGAGCGGCGAAATCAAGCTGCTCTACGTCGCCCCGGAGCGCTTTTCGACGCCCGGATTCACGCAGCGTATTCAGCAGCGCGGAGTGTCGCTCGTGGCGATTGACGAGGCGCACTGCGTGTCAGAGTGGGGCCACGACTTCCGACCGGAGTACCGCGACCTGTTGCGGTTGCGCGATGCGTTTCCTGGCGCGGTGTTCGCAGCGTTCACGGCGACGGCGACACGGCAGGTCCAGAACGACATTCGCCAGCAACTCGGCCTCGCGGACGCGGAGCAGTTTCAGGGTAGCTTCAATCGCCCGAACCTGTACTACGAGGTCCGCCCCAAGCGCAAGACTTACGATCAGATCCTGGCCTACATCCGCAGCAAGCCCGGCGCAAGCGGCATCATCTACTGCCTGTCGCGCGCCGGTGTCGAATCGACTGCTGAACGCCTGCAACGTGACGGCATATCTACTGCCGCGTACCACGGCGGGATGGATTCCGAACAGCGTCGCACGGCGCAGGAAGCGTTCGTGCGCGACAACGTGCAGGTCGTCGTGGCGACCATCGCGTTCGGCATGGGGATCGACAAGCCGGACGTCCGCTTCGTCATCCACCAGGACCTGCCGCGCAATCTCGAAAGCTACTATCAGGAAAGTGGGCGAGCCGGGCGTGACGGCGAACCGAGCGACTGCATCCTCTTTTACAGCTACGGTGATGTCACCCGGCAAATGGTGTTTGTCGACGAGAAGCCAACCCGACGCCTCCGCGAGATTGCGCAGAGCCAGCTCCAGCAAATGTCGGGGTGGGCCGAAAGTAGCAAGTGTCGGCGCGCAGCCTTGTTGGAGTATTTCGAGGAATCGTTCGACGGCCAGGCACCTCCGTGCTGCGATATCTGCGGAAATCCTCCGGATGTCGAAGACATGACCATTCCAGCGCAGATGCTGATGTCGTGCGTGAAGCGAACCGGTGAGCGCTTCGGTCTGGGCTACGTTGTCGATGTCCTACGCGGTTCGCGGGATCAGCGAATTCTCCGTGCGGGCCATGACAGGTTGTCCACCTGGGGCATTGGTAAGGATCGGCCGAAGTCCGACTGGCAGTTTCTGGGGCGATCGCTCATTCGCGACGGCTACCTCCATCAGGACTCTGCGAACTTCAATATCATCTCGATCACGCCACGCGGCGCAGAGGTCCTGTTTCGGGGCGCGCGCGTGAGCTACGCGATGCCGCCGAAGACACAGTCCGGTGGTGCGGACGCGGTTGATGTCGCGTACCCGCAGCTGTTTGAACAGCTCCGGCGACTCCGCAAGCAACTCGCAGATGAGCGTGGTGTCCCGCCCTACGTTGTGTTCCCGGATTCGACACTGCGGCAGATGTCCTCGCGGCTGCCAATGACGCCGAACGCCCTGCTGCGCATTGTCGGAGTTGGTGAACGCAAAGCCGCAGCCTATGGTCCGGCATTTCTCGATGCCATTTCGACATTCGTCAATTCGACCGGCGCAACGCCACAACAAGCGCCAGCGAGCCCGCCTTCGGTCGCGCGGCGGTCGTCATTGACCGGCACCGCGAAGACGACACTGGATCTGTTCAACCGGGGGTTGTCGATCGAGGACGTCGCCAAGGAACGCGGCCTCGCTGTCTCGACTGTCGAAGCGCATCTCGTTGAGGCAATTGAGAGTGGCGCGAACGTTGACGTCGGCCACGTCGTCACGCCGACGATGATTGCACAGGTCGAGGCGGCGATCCGCAAGGTCGGTGACGAGCTCCTGCGTCCGATCATGGACGAGGTAGGTGAAGATGCCGGCTATTCCTGGGGGCAGTTGCGACTGATCCGCGCCTGGATGCGACGGCGAAACGCGCAACAGTAG
- a CDS encoding HEAT repeat domain-containing protein — protein sequence MFHDRWLDLPAEARLMLARTMVDDAATAIEHQYSRALLAVLDDPDPDVRLAVLEGLSETTAPELLDYLLEHIETEDDARVRQLMALELGRLAFESVDDDRLDVIRDVLFRVFENDVALDVRRRALESLGYLEGEDIQEAIEDGYADFSIEMRSSALHAMGLQATQRWVDICLEELRSDEAELRFEALFALGSIGDLRTASDVIDAIEDEDAEVALAAIHALGEIGGQMAINRLRQLVDVENPAIAEAAEDALQEAQLTANPLRPLL from the coding sequence GTGTTCCACGATCGATGGCTCGACCTGCCGGCTGAGGCTCGTCTGATGCTGGCGCGGACGATGGTCGACGACGCAGCAACCGCCATTGAGCATCAGTACAGCCGAGCTCTGCTCGCTGTCCTGGATGATCCCGATCCGGACGTGCGGCTAGCAGTTCTCGAAGGTCTGTCCGAGACAACTGCGCCGGAATTACTTGACTATTTACTTGAGCACATAGAGACCGAAGACGATGCCCGCGTTCGTCAGCTCATGGCGCTGGAGCTCGGACGGCTGGCCTTTGAGTCGGTTGATGACGACCGGCTTGATGTCATCCGCGATGTGCTCTTTCGCGTATTCGAAAACGACGTGGCTCTGGACGTCCGGCGTCGGGCGCTGGAGTCGCTTGGGTACCTCGAAGGCGAAGACATCCAGGAAGCGATCGAGGACGGCTATGCCGATTTTTCGATCGAGATGCGCTCAAGCGCGCTGCATGCAATGGGGTTGCAAGCAACGCAGCGCTGGGTCGATATCTGCCTCGAAGAGTTACGCTCTGACGAGGCTGAGCTGAGATTTGAAGCGTTGTTTGCGCTTGGCTCAATCGGTGATCTCCGCACGGCGTCAGACGTCATCGATGCCATTGAGGACGAAGACGCTGAAGTAGCATTAGCCGCGATACACGCGCTGGGCGAAATCGGCGGGCAAATGGCGATCAACCGCTTGCGCCAACTTGTGGACGTTGAGAACCCGGCGATCGCAGAAGCTGCGGAAGACGCGCTCCAGGAAGCTCAGCTGACGGCGAACCCGCTGCGCCCATTGCTGTAA